The Bacteriovorax sp. Seq25_V genome contains the following window.
AAACAGAGGAGAATATATGATTAGCGCAAAAGCAATCGACCATATCAATATAAGTGTAAAATCAATTCAAAAAGCAAAAGACTTCTATATTGAGTACTTTGGCATGCAAGTCATCGAAGAGTACACCTATCAAAGTAGTCAGACAGGTGAAGAGATAAATTTTCTTCTCATCGGAAACCCTGGAAAGTTGATGCTATGTTTCTATGAGGCCCAAGAACTCAACAGTGAAATCACAAACTCTGCTCTTTCCCATATAGGTATCAATGTGGAAAATTTTGATGAAGCACTTGAACTGGCGATGTCACAAAAAATTATCGATGAAAGATGGGGTGTCAAAGATTACGAAAAATCAAAAAGCTTTTATATTACTGATCCAAACGGACTGGGGATTGAAATCTCTAAATCATTTGCTGGTGGACATTAACACTCAGTTGTATAGAAGCTTTTATAGTTATCATGAATCTTTTGATAGACTCCATTTGACTTGATCTTCTTAAGCCCCTCGTTAAAACTTTTTAGGTAGTAAGTATCTTTAAATTTTAGATTACGAGGGGTCTTCTCTCCCATTGATTGAAAAATAAGCTTCTTTGTATCAAAAGCTGGAAAGTCCTTTTTCAGCTGGTACATGAAGATATTCTTATCACTAATTACAATATCCACGCGCTTATTGACCAGTAGCTTTGATTGTAATAGCTGATCATGATCTTCTGAATAAAGAGCATTCCCCTCAATCGCGGTCTTAAAGTCCTCACCGAGGACATCTCTAGCGGACTTAAATGCCCATACGGAATGGTTAGAAAAACTCTTCATATCACTCATATTGATACGCTTTTCTTTTAGGGAAACTGCACAGTCAAAATAATTAAGTGTTGGTTCTGACTGTAAAACTCCAGTCTGTCCATTATAAATATCATTTGAATAATTATCGACAACCGCATGGATTTCATTTTTTGAAAGAAGTGTCATAGCGCGTTTGTAATTGATATTACGAATCTGATCCAGCTCAATACTAGAGGCCTTAAAAGCTGCTCTAATGATTTCAAGCTCAATTCCCATATAATCCTTACCCATATAGTAAGGAGGCATGGAATTTGTAAATGCTATTGAGAAAGCAAAACTCAATTTAGAAATGAATATCAGAAAGAAAATTTTATTTAGCATATAAAAAGCTTAGTCGATATCGGCACTATATTCAATATGCAAAAACGACCTGCTTTCTCTTCCATAGAGGACGACCAACTGAAGGACAAACCTCAAAGCGCGTGTACTCACCCGCTTCATGAAAGTTATACTTGAGCGTTCCACTATTAGCTTTTTGAATTGAACCAACAACAAGTGTTTCATTCGTAAAGGCCGTAAAATATTGTACGTTATAGCGCCAGATATCATGGGACTCGACACGAAGAAAACTTGCCTCTCCACGAGAGATCTCATTGAAGACACTATTATGATAAAAACACTTACCTTCCAATTGCTCAAGCTGAGGAGCAGTTATATAAATAAAAGCAGCACCAACTAACACAAGTAAAAGTGTAACCAAAAGAACATGCTTCACTGTTTTTCGAATCATAACTTGCCCGAACAAAGGTTAAAAAAAAGCCCCGCTAAAAGCGAGGCAATTTCTTTGTAATTATTGTTGAATATTTTCTTACTTATTTGCTTCGTAGATTGCTTTGAATCCGTCGATATCTCTTGCTGCAATCTCAGCTAACATCTTTCTATTAATTTGGATGTTATTTTTCTTTAGGTTACCCATAAATTTTGAATATGATGTTCCTAATGCTTTAGATGCTGCAGAAATTCTGATAATCCAAAGTTTTCTCATATCTCTTTTTAGAAGTTTTCTACCAACATATTGGTAAGCCATTGCTCTTTTTACAGTTTCAGCGGCTTGATAATAAGTTTGTCTTCTTGAAAAGTGAAAACCTTTCGCTAATTTAAGAACTTTGTTTCTTCTTTGTCTTGCTTTAAAACCTCTTCTAACTCTAGACATAATCTACTCCATTTTTTTTGACGATTGGGGGCCTAAGGCACTTGTTAAATCTTTCCCAATAATCGGGTTAAAATACAATTACTACTTTCTACTTTTTCTTAGAAAGCTTTGCTGCGTAAGGAAGCATTCTTCTCACTTTTTCAGATTCTGCTGCGTGAACATAACCTGTTTTTGAGTTTCTCTTCTTTGCATCCTGTGGTCTCTTCTCAAGAATGTGTCTTAAGTTAGCTCTTTTTCTTTTGAACTTTCCGTTCCCAACAGGTGTGTACCTCTTAGCTGCCGCTTTTCTAGTCTTCATTTTTGGCATGAATAACTCCTAAATTTAACTTCAACAATAAAAAATTAATAAGTGTAACAATATTACAAGTATGTATGGATATCAAAATTTAATAAATTTGCAAAGAAAAAAGGGAAAGTTTCAGGATAAATAATTGATATAAGAAAGAGGAACTACGAAAATTCAGTATCTTAGAAAAAAAAGGCCCAAGCAGTGCTTAGGCCCAATAAACTATTTCTTTTTAGTAGGGGCAAGAATCGTAATGATTCTATTTCCCATCAGCTTAGCTGGACTTTCAATTGCCGCACCAAACTCACAAACAGTTGCGATGATAGCGTCAAATTTTTCTTTTCCCATATCTTTATAGGCCATTTCACGACCTCTAAACTGCATTACAAATTTAACCTTGTCACCATCTTCTAAGAACTTTTGAGCTCTCTTTAGTTTTGTATCAAGGTCATGTTTTTCAATATTTGGTCTCAACTGAATTTCTTTTAAAACAATCTTTGCTTGCTTCTTTTTCGCTTCAGCTAATTTCTTTTGTAGTTCGTACTTGTACTTACCGTAATCAATAACCTTGACAACTGGAGGCTTTGCTGTCGGAGCGATCTCAACTAGGTCTAATCCTAGCTCTTCAGCAATTTCTCTGGCCCTGCTAATTGATACAACACCATACTGCTCTTCTTCTCCAACTAAACGGCATTCAGATATTCTAATATCTTCATTAATACGAGGTCCCTTATCTTTGCTCGGTCCCTTTCTGTTGTCTCTAATAAATCACCTCCGGATTTCGTTAACTAAAAATTCAATTTGATTGTAATATCAAAAACTTAAAATAAATAAAAGATAATAATACGATTTTAACCTAGCCAATCATTGTTGCAAAGCCATTAATTTGTCAAAAACCACTCAATTCTTACTTCTGGGCCACTTTCTGTATTCGTAAAAAGTAGATAAGGCCTTTCTTTGTCCTGGTAATCAAGAAAGTTAAGATTTGATAGTGCCGAGACCGCCAACTCATGACTTTTTACAAGAGAGCGTGACATATCAATGACCTCAAACTCTTCACCAAATCTCGAGTTTCCAATAAATGGCCGTGCAGGAATAAGTTCGCCTTCAGTTATAAAAAAATAGATGGCCGAATCAAAAATCTGAGTTCTTGGCGCTTTAGTAATATTATCAAGAATCACTTGAGAGTAACTGAATGCCTCTTCAAAAGTTTTAAATTTTTCCTTTGAACAAAGTAGTCTTAGATTTGATATTTCGCGGTTAGTTTCTTTCATTATTAATCCATATGATTTTTTTCATAAGGCTCTACATGTATCGTGATATCGATATTGTGGCAATACGAGGCCAGTCGCTTTCTTAAAAGATCCTCCGCTTGATGAGAAAGGGCATGGGCCTCGATAAGGCTTAGACTAGGATCGACAAGCAGGTGAAAGTCGATGTGCATCCAGTGGCTATTTCCACGAGCGCGGAATTTATGAACATCCATTATTTGTGGAAGCCCCTCAATCTCCTCAATAAATTGTTTCTCAATGTCAGGGGAATGATCAAGTAAATCATTAAGATTTCCGCGGGCAATTTTAATAGCGAGATAAATCAGATAAATAATTATTAGAAAACCGATAATAATATCAGGAAGAACCATACCAAATTTTGAAGTAATAATTGAAATAAGAACCCCAAAACTTAAAATAAAATCCCCGAGAGTATGTTCACCATCTGCAGTGAGTAGTCGACTATTAAGCCTCTCTCCTTCTCTCTTTTCGTAAGTCGCAACAAAATAGCTAATTCCCATAGAAACTAAAATTGAAACAATCGGAACAATTCCAAATTCACGAGGAGCAGGATTCCCACTTAGCAAATTATCTTTATGAGTCAGAAAAAGCGAAACCGCAGAAGAAAAGAGAAGCACACTTAGAAATAAACTTCCAAGATTTTCAAATTTATAATGACCGTAGTTATGATTCTTATCCCCAGGCATACTTGCATAAGTAATCGCAATGAGTGCGACAACATTTCCAAAGCCATCAAAGACAGACTCTAAGCCTGAAGATGAGAGAGAGAGATAATGGAATGTACTTCCAGCAACGATTTTAATCAATGCCGAAAGTAAATTTAATCCCATCGTAATATAGAGAACTTTTTTGATTTGTTTTTCTCGAAGATTTAATGTCATCGACTAAATAACCTTCAAGTTAAACTTTAATTGTTCCATCAACTCATCCTCAAGTTTTTCAATGTAAAGATTAAGTGCTTTTTCATTACCAATTCTAAGAGCACCATCTTCTTTGACAAGGAAACCTTTTTGAATAAAGTATTTAATCGCATTCTTCGCAAGCTCAACATTATGGCTCTCAAAGAACCTAATAACACGTTGATGCTTAAACTCTGTATCGAAAACTATTTGTAGGCGATGAATGAAATCGTCCTGTTCAAAAAGAGTAATCCCCTCTTTATCAAAACTCTTTATTGTCATTGCAGCAACAAAGTAGGACTCATTAATATAACTTAATGCTCGTGAGAAGATCCCTAGATTTGAAGCTACCGCATAAAGATCTTTATGTGAAAGATTCATACACTCTTCCAAAGAGGTAATATCTCTTCCAATTGCATCAGATAAGATTCTTAGCGTTTGAACAAAGTATTCTTTTAATGTTGGAAGGTAGAATTCATGCTTTAACTGATCCCTTTGCTCCACGAAGAATTTCTTGAGATCGTCAACATTTTGAATTTTCCCAGAAAAGAGATTGATCCATGCCAAGTTAATTGTCCAAGGAATAATAAAGTGGTGAAGAATCGTATTTTTGAAAAATAGTAATTCTCTTCTGGCCATTTTTTTAATTGAGTAAAAAACCGTTGAGTTATCATGACGACCAATTACTTCAATCTTGCCATTACCAATTAAAATATCAACAGCACGCCCTAGCGTTCCCTCAAGCTTTGCAAGAGATAATGTATCAGTAAAAGGAATATCAAACTTCATACAATATTGAATAATCGCTTTCGCTTTAGCCGTGATGTCTGTCCACTTTAAGGCACCTGTTGTTTCATCAAGTAGAATAAGAACAAGAAGAGATGTAGGCGTAACAACCATCTCATCACCAACGCGTCTAAAACACTTGAATGCGATATCGCGTAGGTTCTTTTTATTGTCTTCATCATTTTCAAGCTTCGATGCTTTAACAGGATTCCCAACATTAATATGAACATTACCAAACTGATAAGAAATAAGCTTAACAAGACTAAAAAGCTGACCTGTACTCTCCTTAACTTTCTCTCCACCTTGTAGTTCTTTAGCAAGTGACTTCTGCTCAGGAACGTATTCGTGAGCAATTGATACTGGCACAAAGAGAAGGTCAGAGTGCTTATCTTCAGGAAGATGACTATGGGCCTCAAGAAGCATTTGATAAAGGCCATACTTCGGTGGGCGTAGCTTCCCAGTACGAGTTCTTCCTCCTTCAAAGAAGAATTCAATGGGTTCGCGATTAAGAAGCAAGTAATAGAGATAGGCTTCCATTGTTAACTTATAGAGAACATCATTTTGAAATGATCTTCTAATAAAGAAACAACCGGACTTTCTAAAGATTTTACCGATTGGAAAAATATTTAAATTATCTCCACCGGCCACAAAAAGTGGTCTCTCATATTCTTTATAAAACTTATAATTAATTGCCACATAATCGGCGTGAGACTGGTGATTAGGCACAAGTACAAGAGAGTTTTTCTTCATTAACTCACCAAGGTTATGGCCATTATCATTAAAATTAATTCCATCATAGAGACGAGGAAGTGCGGCATCAAACATCTTTTCAACCGTCTTAAAATATGTTTTTGAAAAATCGGCCCTCATTTCTTCAAGATTTTTAAGGGCCTTTTCTTTTGACTTAATTGGATCAGAACTTGATTCGATCCTCTCCTTTAGTTTTGGATAAGAGAGAACCGTCTTTTGCATATCTGATAGCATAAGATTCCTTTAGTTAATTTTTCCGTGTGGCTTACTTTCGCTCATTCCAGAAGATGTCATCTCCATGAAAAGTCCAGCTTCAGTCATGGCCTTAATTGTATCAACTCCAAGATAAGTCATTCCCGATCTAATACCACCAATTAATTCATCGATAATATATTCAACAGGACCTTTACATGGAATCATTGTATCAACGCCTTCTGCGGCCATTCCTTTTGGCAGTTCTCCACGCCATGAAACCTGAGCGGCCTTCGACGCCATCCCACGATACTGCTTCATTCCACCTTTTACTTCACCTGGAGTTTCAAGTGCACCTGAAACAAGAGAGCCAACCATACAAGTATCAGCACCAGCACAAAGGGCCTTTACCATATCCCCAGAATTTTTTAAACCACCATCTGCAATAACAGGAACACCGTGTTTTGATGCTTCGGCCACACACATTGCAATTGCGGTTAACTGAGGAACACCATGACCTGTAATGATACGAGTTGTACACATTGAACCTGGCCCAATACCAACTTTAACGGCATCAGCACCACGATCGATCATGCGCTTTACACCTTCAGCAGTTGCTACGTTACCTGCGATAACGTCAACTTTAGGATATTTCTTTTTTACGTACTCAAGCACTTCCATCATCATAATTGAATCACCGTGAGCGATATCAATAGTTAGGATCTCAACTCCTTCATTAGCAAGAAGGTCTGCTCTAAGCATTCCCTCTTCTTTAACACCAATCGAAGCGGCCATAGGAAGAGTGATATTATGTTCTTTAAAATATTTTTGAATTTTTCTTACGTCTTGAACTTGTTCCTCTGGAGACATAAAGCGGTGAAGGATTCCCATCCCTCCAAGACTTGCAATTTTACAGGCCATATCAACACCTGTAACTGTATCCATATTTGCAGTGACAATTGGAATATCAATTTCAAAATTCTTAGTTACTTTCGTCTTAGTCGACGGCATTTTTCGTGAGTAAATTTCACTGTAACGTGGAATTAGTAACACATCATCAAATGTATACCCCTTACCTCTTTCTAAAATAGACTGTGCCTTGAACATTAGTTCCATTTTGTTATCTCCCCTAAGAATTTGTATGTGTTAGAAAATGGTATCATGGTAAAACTGTGGTTTTTAGACCTTGTGCACAAAATTAACTATAAAAATCGATGTATTTTGACCTTTTCGTCATAAATAATCTCAATAAATCCTAACTCGCCGCCACCATCATAAAAACTCGACATCCCAGTATCAATTCTCCACACTTTACCGTCGCAATCAGAATTTATTGTCTTTTGTACTGTGTGCGCAATCACCATACGCTTGGCCCCTAAGATTTTGAGGGCCTTATCAAGTTGTTTACATGATTTATTTTCTGTCTTTGCAAAGAGGCGTGAGTAAAGTGGAGAATCTTCTTCAAAGAAATACTTACGACGACGATCGGTTCCATTCATCCAACCGCTAATATCTGAATTTATTTTGTTCAGCCCTTTTTCTGCA
Protein-coding sequences here:
- a CDS encoding VOC family protein: MISAKAIDHINISVKSIQKAKDFYIEYFGMQVIEEYTYQSSQTGEEINFLLIGNPGKLMLCFYEAQELNSEITNSALSHIGINVENFDEALELAMSQKIIDERWGVKDYEKSKSFYITDPNGLGIEISKSFAGGH
- a CDS encoding ABC transporter substrate-binding protein, which gives rise to MLNKIFFLIFISKLSFAFSIAFTNSMPPYYMGKDYMGIELEIIRAAFKASSIELDQIRNINYKRAMTLLSKNEIHAVVDNYSNDIYNGQTGVLQSEPTLNYFDCAVSLKEKRINMSDMKSFSNHSVWAFKSARDVLGEDFKTAIEGNALYSEDHDQLLQSKLLVNKRVDIVISDKNIFMYQLKKDFPAFDTKKLIFQSMGEKTPRNLKFKDTYYLKSFNEGLKKIKSNGVYQKIHDNYKSFYTTEC
- the rplT gene encoding 50S ribosomal protein L20 gives rise to the protein MSRVRRGFKARQRRNKVLKLAKGFHFSRRQTYYQAAETVKRAMAYQYVGRKLLKRDMRKLWIIRISAASKALGTSYSKFMGNLKKNNIQINRKMLAEIAARDIDGFKAIYEANK
- the rpmI gene encoding 50S ribosomal protein L35, which codes for MPKMKTRKAAAKRYTPVGNGKFKRKRANLRHILEKRPQDAKKRNSKTGYVHAAESEKVRRMLPYAAKLSKKK
- the infC gene encoding translation initiation factor IF-3 — encoded protein: MRDNRKGPSKDKGPRINEDIRISECRLVGEEEQYGVVSISRAREIAEELGLDLVEIAPTAKPPVVKVIDYGKYKYELQKKLAEAKKKQAKIVLKEIQLRPNIEKHDLDTKLKRAQKFLEDGDKVKFVMQFRGREMAYKDMGKEKFDAIIATVCEFGAAIESPAKLMGNRIITILAPTKKK
- a CDS encoding cation diffusion facilitator family transporter translates to MTLNLREKQIKKVLYITMGLNLLSALIKIVAGSTFHYLSLSSSGLESVFDGFGNVVALIAITYASMPGDKNHNYGHYKFENLGSLFLSVLLFSSAVSLFLTHKDNLLSGNPAPREFGIVPIVSILVSMGISYFVATYEKREGERLNSRLLTADGEHTLGDFILSFGVLISIITSKFGMVLPDIIIGFLIIIYLIYLAIKIARGNLNDLLDHSPDIEKQFIEEIEGLPQIMDVHKFRARGNSHWMHIDFHLLVDPSLSLIEAHALSHQAEDLLRKRLASYCHNIDITIHVEPYEKNHMD
- a CDS encoding 1-acyl-sn-glycerol-3-phosphate acyltransferase gives rise to the protein MQKTVLSYPKLKERIESSSDPIKSKEKALKNLEEMRADFSKTYFKTVEKMFDAALPRLYDGINFNDNGHNLGELMKKNSLVLVPNHQSHADYVAINYKFYKEYERPLFVAGGDNLNIFPIGKIFRKSGCFFIRRSFQNDVLYKLTMEAYLYYLLLNREPIEFFFEGGRTRTGKLRPPKYGLYQMLLEAHSHLPEDKHSDLLFVPVSIAHEYVPEQKSLAKELQGGEKVKESTGQLFSLVKLISYQFGNVHINVGNPVKASKLENDEDNKKNLRDIAFKCFRRVGDEMVVTPTSLLVLILLDETTGALKWTDITAKAKAIIQYCMKFDIPFTDTLSLAKLEGTLGRAVDILIGNGKIEVIGRHDNSTVFYSIKKMARRELLFFKNTILHHFIIPWTINLAWINLFSGKIQNVDDLKKFFVEQRDQLKHEFYLPTLKEYFVQTLRILSDAIGRDITSLEECMNLSHKDLYAVASNLGIFSRALSYINESYFVAAMTIKSFDKEGITLFEQDDFIHRLQIVFDTEFKHQRVIRFFESHNVELAKNAIKYFIQKGFLVKEDGALRIGNEKALNLYIEKLEDELMEQLKFNLKVI
- a CDS encoding IMP dehydrogenase; this encodes MELMFKAQSILERGKGYTFDDVLLIPRYSEIYSRKMPSTKTKVTKNFEIDIPIVTANMDTVTGVDMACKIASLGGMGILHRFMSPEEQVQDVRKIQKYFKEHNITLPMAASIGVKEEGMLRADLLANEGVEILTIDIAHGDSIMMMEVLEYVKKKYPKVDVIAGNVATAEGVKRMIDRGADAVKVGIGPGSMCTTRIITGHGVPQLTAIAMCVAEASKHGVPVIADGGLKNSGDMVKALCAGADTCMVGSLVSGALETPGEVKGGMKQYRGMASKAAQVSWRGELPKGMAAEGVDTMIPCKGPVEYIIDELIGGIRSGMTYLGVDTIKAMTEAGLFMEMTSSGMSESKPHGKIN